In Sphingopyxis sp. FD7, a single window of DNA contains:
- a CDS encoding efflux transporter outer membrane subunit yields MRKLIALAAATTLAGCVNMAPPHERPPLATAADYPAEFAGDVTLGQRATDIAWRDFFADPRLEALIVEAIAHNRDLAVAVAQIEEARGLYRIQAADRLPTIGASADATRTRGPSLTGAGTDTTNRYSIGVGVTSFELDFWGRVKNLSEAARSQYLATEAAERAFRLALVRDVASTYFASRGAEEQIELAEATVTSRKEGLRIARRRLDAGVTSALDYRQSETLLTQAETQLASLKLGKAQADNFLAVLTGGPVAGPLPAPLPLVAQAGSPALTAGLPSDLLVARPDIVAAEERLRAARANVGAARAAFFPSISLTGSFGFASGALDDLFGDDGMTWSFGPSISLPIFDFGRRQGNLTVAEAREDIAVATYERTVQGAFREVADALAGRRYLAEQVAAQERGTLATRQIADLARKRYREGVSTYLEVLDAERNLFASEQTLIELRRAQVDNLVTLYVALGGGLVERAGGAAR; encoded by the coding sequence ATGCGTAAGCTGATTGCGCTCGCCGCAGCGACAACGCTCGCTGGATGCGTGAACATGGCGCCGCCACACGAGCGGCCGCCGCTGGCGACCGCAGCCGATTATCCCGCCGAATTCGCGGGCGACGTGACGCTCGGCCAGCGCGCGACCGATATCGCCTGGCGCGATTTCTTTGCCGATCCGCGACTCGAAGCGCTGATCGTCGAAGCGATCGCCCATAACCGCGATCTCGCCGTTGCGGTGGCGCAGATCGAGGAGGCGCGCGGCCTCTATCGCATCCAGGCGGCCGATCGCCTGCCGACCATCGGCGCCAGCGCTGACGCAACGCGGACGCGCGGCCCATCGCTGACCGGTGCGGGCACCGACACGACGAACCGCTATTCCATCGGCGTCGGCGTCACCTCGTTCGAGCTCGATTTCTGGGGGCGCGTCAAGAATCTCTCCGAAGCGGCGCGCAGCCAGTATCTCGCGACCGAGGCGGCCGAGCGCGCCTTTCGCCTTGCGCTCGTGCGCGACGTTGCCTCGACCTATTTCGCCTCGCGCGGCGCCGAGGAGCAGATCGAGCTGGCGGAAGCGACGGTGACGAGCCGCAAGGAAGGGCTGCGCATCGCCAGGCGCCGCCTCGACGCCGGGGTCACCTCGGCGCTGGACTATCGCCAGTCGGAGACGCTGCTGACGCAGGCGGAGACGCAGCTCGCCAGTCTGAAACTCGGCAAGGCGCAGGCCGACAATTTTCTCGCCGTGCTGACCGGCGGTCCGGTCGCGGGGCCCCTGCCCGCGCCGCTCCCGCTTGTCGCGCAGGCCGGGTCGCCCGCGCTGACCGCAGGACTGCCCTCCGACCTGCTCGTCGCCCGCCCCGACATCGTCGCGGCCGAAGAACGGCTGCGCGCCGCCCGCGCCAATGTCGGCGCGGCGCGCGCCGCCTTTTTCCCGTCGATCTCGCTCACCGGCAGCTTCGGCTTTGCCTCGGGCGCGCTCGACGACCTGTTCGGCGACGATGGGATGACGTGGAGCTTCGGCCCGTCGATCAGCCTGCCGATCTTCGATTTCGGACGGCGGCAAGGCAATCTGACCGTCGCCGAGGCGCGCGAGGACATCGCCGTCGCCACCTATGAACGCACCGTGCAGGGCGCCTTTCGCGAAGTGGCCGACGCGCTCGCGGGCCGCCGCTATCTCGCCGAACAGGTCGCGGCGCAGGAGCGCGGCACGCTCGCCACGCGGCAGATCGCCGACCTCGCGCGCAAGCGGTACCGGGAGGGCGTTTCGACCTATCTCGAAGTGCTCGACGCCGAGCGCAATCTGTTCGCGTCCGAACAGACGCTGATCGAGCTCCGCCGCGCGCAGGTCGACAATCTCGTCACCCTCTATGTCGCGCTCGGCGGCGGGCTGGTCGAGCGCGCAGGAGGCGCGGCGCGGTGA
- a CDS encoding DNA alkylation repair protein, whose amino-acid sequence MSGETLLLKNLLGPQAIATIADAGAAATPHFDRPMFVRAASDGLDALSIMERVRHIADALHHALPDDYGATLDTLRAMAPRLTHAFQAIAITEVVARHGLDDFDRSMAALADLTRFGSAEFAIRPFLAADPDRALATMERWTASADEHVRRLASEGARPRLPWAARVSALKADPTRAAPILEALRADPAIYVRKSVANHLNDIAKDRPDWLLGRLAAWPQEDERTAWIVRHALRTLIKKGDPAALALIGVGHGAAVTVRRFIVEPASVRLGERIAIAVELASESPDAQPLVVDYRIRYARPGGKSAAKVFKLKSFTLAGRDIATLSISQTIRDFTTRRHHPGRHRVELIVNGRGVGEASFELLADAND is encoded by the coding sequence GTGAGCGGCGAGACGCTGCTGCTCAAAAATCTGCTCGGCCCTCAAGCGATCGCGACGATCGCCGACGCCGGGGCGGCGGCCACACCGCACTTCGACCGGCCGATGTTCGTGCGCGCCGCGTCGGACGGCCTCGACGCGCTGTCGATCATGGAGCGCGTGCGCCATATCGCCGATGCGCTGCACCATGCACTGCCCGATGACTATGGCGCTACACTCGATACGTTGCGCGCCATGGCGCCGCGATTGACGCACGCTTTTCAGGCGATCGCGATCACCGAAGTCGTGGCGCGCCATGGCCTCGACGATTTCGACCGCTCGATGGCGGCGCTCGCCGACCTCACGCGCTTCGGTTCGGCCGAGTTCGCGATCCGTCCGTTCCTCGCCGCCGATCCCGACCGCGCGCTGGCGACGATGGAGCGCTGGACCGCGAGCGCCGACGAGCATGTCCGGCGGCTCGCGAGCGAAGGCGCGCGGCCGCGCCTGCCCTGGGCGGCGCGGGTGTCCGCGCTGAAGGCCGATCCTACACGCGCCGCGCCGATCCTTGAGGCGCTGAGGGCTGACCCTGCCATCTATGTCCGCAAATCGGTCGCGAATCATCTCAACGACATTGCCAAGGATCGGCCCGACTGGCTGCTCGGCCGTCTCGCCGCCTGGCCGCAGGAGGACGAGCGCACCGCATGGATCGTCCGCCACGCGCTGCGCACGCTGATCAAGAAAGGCGACCCCGCCGCGCTTGCGCTGATCGGCGTCGGGCACGGGGCAGCGGTGACGGTGCGCCGCTTTATTGTCGAACCCGCGTCGGTGCGCCTTGGCGAGCGGATTGCCATCGCCGTCGAGCTGGCGTCCGAGTCACCCGACGCTCAGCCGCTGGTGGTCGATTACCGCATCCGTTACGCGCGCCCCGGTGGCAAGAGCGCGGCCAAGGTGTTCAAGCTCAAGAGCTTCACGCTGGCGGGCCGCGACATCGCCACGCTGTCGATCTCGCAGACGATTCGCGACTTCACCACGCGCCGCCATCATCCGGGGCGGCACAGGGTCGAGTTGATCGTCAATGGTCGGGGGGTTGGCGAAGCGTCGTTCGAACTCCTGGCCGACGCCAACGATTAG
- a CDS encoding transglycosylase domain-containing protein yields the protein MTWFRKPEGADPTLAMTGGGPFADVPPSSPLSLTPPLPESRRRKWARRIARGFSVLCVIFILLVGWLALTAPLSKSLEPIAPPQITLLASDGTPIARSGAIVDRPVRARDLPDHVTGAFLAIEDRRFYSHWGIDPRSVARAVWSNMTGGPTQGGSTITQQLAKFTFLTPKRTLGRKAREALIAFWLEAWLTKDEILERYLSNAYFGDNTYGLRAASLHYFYRQPENLTPAQAAMLAGLVQAPSRLAPTRNPGLAEKRMKLVLNAMVATGRMTEREARAIRTPRIDVRTRNTLPTGTYFADWALPEARKLSDVGYSRQTIATTLDARLQAIARRVTSRAGLGKAQVALVAMRPNGEVVAMIGGKDYAASPFNRATQARRQPGSTFKLFVYLAALRAGWEPGDMIDNRAIETGAYRPKNAGGAYSRQISLEDAFASSSNVAAVRLFSEVGSDKVIDMARDLGVTAPLAEGDPSLALGTSSMTLLELTAAYAAVAANSYPVEPHAFKAEEKGWLENLVWGPSRFGSRVHKDMEKMLRAAVNRGTGRAARLPQPNFGKTGTSQDNRDALFVGYAGGLVVGIWIGNDDNSPLQGISGGGLPARMWRDFMIQAAGQKASPRPRPVDPTGPVEPQDSPVIPDVGDIPIADGTRIGIRDGDAVISTEINGSRIDLRVPIEDRQPEPIGPDTGAPPGN from the coding sequence ATGACCTGGTTCCGCAAACCCGAAGGCGCCGACCCCACCCTTGCGATGACGGGTGGTGGGCCGTTCGCCGACGTTCCGCCGTCATCGCCGCTGTCGCTGACCCCGCCGCTTCCCGAATCCAGGCGGCGTAAATGGGCGCGCCGGATCGCGCGCGGATTTTCGGTTCTGTGCGTGATTTTCATCCTGCTCGTCGGCTGGCTTGCGCTCACCGCGCCGCTGTCGAAATCGCTCGAACCGATCGCGCCGCCGCAGATTACCCTGCTCGCGTCCGACGGGACGCCGATCGCGCGGTCGGGGGCGATCGTCGATCGGCCGGTCAGGGCGCGCGACCTGCCCGACCATGTCACCGGCGCCTTCCTCGCGATCGAGGACCGGCGCTTTTATTCGCACTGGGGCATCGACCCGCGCAGCGTCGCGCGCGCCGTGTGGAGCAACATGACGGGCGGTCCGACGCAGGGCGGCAGCACGATCACCCAGCAGCTCGCCAAGTTCACTTTCCTGACGCCGAAGCGCACGCTGGGACGCAAGGCGCGCGAGGCGCTGATCGCCTTCTGGCTGGAGGCGTGGCTGACGAAGGACGAAATCCTCGAACGCTATCTGTCGAACGCCTATTTCGGCGACAACACCTATGGGCTGCGCGCGGCGTCGCTCCATTATTTCTACCGCCAGCCCGAAAATCTGACCCCGGCGCAGGCGGCGATGCTCGCGGGGCTGGTGCAGGCGCCCTCGCGCCTCGCCCCGACGCGCAATCCCGGCCTCGCCGAAAAGCGCATGAAGCTGGTGCTGAACGCGATGGTCGCGACGGGCCGGATGACCGAGCGCGAGGCGCGCGCGATCCGCACCCCGCGCATCGACGTGCGCACGCGCAATACGCTGCCCACGGGCACCTATTTCGCCGACTGGGCGCTGCCCGAGGCGCGCAAATTGAGCGACGTCGGCTATTCGCGCCAGACGATCGCGACGACGCTCGATGCGCGGCTTCAGGCGATCGCGCGGCGCGTCACCAGCCGCGCGGGGCTGGGCAAGGCGCAGGTCGCGCTCGTCGCGATGCGCCCGAATGGCGAGGTCGTCGCGATGATCGGCGGCAAGGATTATGCCGCCTCGCCCTTCAACCGCGCGACGCAGGCGCGGCGCCAGCCAGGATCGACCTTCAAGCTGTTCGTTTATCTTGCCGCGCTGCGCGCCGGGTGGGAACCGGGTGACATGATCGACAACCGCGCGATCGAAACGGGCGCCTATCGCCCCAAAAATGCGGGCGGCGCCTATTCGCGGCAGATCAGCCTCGAAGACGCCTTTGCGTCGTCCAGCAACGTTGCCGCCGTGCGCCTGTTCAGCGAAGTTGGCAGCGACAAGGTGATCGACATGGCGCGCGACCTGGGCGTCACCGCGCCGCTGGCCGAGGGTGATCCCAGCCTTGCGCTCGGAACGTCGAGCATGACCTTGCTCGAACTCACCGCCGCCTATGCCGCGGTTGCGGCGAACAGCTATCCGGTCGAACCGCACGCCTTCAAGGCCGAGGAAAAGGGCTGGCTCGAAAATCTCGTCTGGGGGCCGTCGCGCTTCGGGTCGCGTGTGCACAAGGATATGGAAAAGATGCTGCGTGCCGCGGTCAATCGGGGAACGGGCCGCGCGGCGCGGCTGCCGCAGCCCAATTTCGGCAAGACGGGCACCAGTCAGGACAATCGCGACGCGCTGTTCGTCGGCTATGCGGGCGGCCTCGTCGTTGGCATCTGGATCGGCAATGATGACAACAGCCCGCTTCAGGGGATCTCGGGCGGCGGCCTGCCCGCGCGCATGTGGCGCGATTTCATGATCCAGGCGGCGGGGCAAAAGGCGTCGCCGCGGCCGCGCCCCGTCGATCCGACCGGGCCCGTCGAGCCGCAGGACAGTCCGGTGATTCCTGACGTTGGCGACATTCCCATCGCCGACGGCACGCGCATCGGCATCCGGGACGGCGACGCCGTGATCTCGACGGAGATCAATGGCAGCCGCATCGACCTTCGCGTCCCGATCGAGGACCGCCAGCCCGAACCGATCGGACCCGATACCGGGGCGCCGCCGGGCAATTGA
- a CDS encoding DUF4886 domain-containing protein, which translates to MWGAVLLALAGCAPGQAVASTAPHGDAAAARSEPRAAPRTILFIGNSFTQGAHSAARNWRAGSVTDLNNAGYGGVPALFKLFTEQAGLDYRVSLETQGGKSLGFHYDERRQRFDRAWDVVVLQEFSTLDRDRPGDPGNYLRDVDRLARLFKARNPAVDIRLMASWTRADQTYTPKGHWYGKPVTAMADDLRAAADKVRASNPAIAGILPVGQAWNRAMMEGVADPNPYDGIGYGQLDLWAYDHYHASVAGYYLSALVTFGAVTGRDPTTLGPDEKGADELGLSNAQAAALQRVARDTLRSAGS; encoded by the coding sequence ATGTGGGGCGCGGTGCTGCTCGCGCTGGCGGGGTGCGCGCCCGGCCAGGCGGTCGCCAGCACCGCCCCGCATGGTGATGCCGCGGCGGCGCGGAGCGAACCCAGGGCCGCGCCGCGAACGATTCTGTTCATCGGCAACAGCTTTACGCAGGGCGCGCATTCGGCGGCGCGCAACTGGCGCGCGGGATCGGTCACCGACCTTAATAACGCCGGCTATGGCGGCGTTCCGGCGCTGTTCAAGCTGTTCACCGAGCAGGCGGGGCTCGACTATCGGGTCAGCCTCGAGACGCAGGGCGGCAAGTCGCTGGGCTTTCATTATGACGAGCGGCGCCAGCGGTTCGACCGCGCGTGGGACGTCGTCGTGCTGCAGGAGTTCAGCACGCTCGACCGCGACCGGCCCGGCGATCCCGGCAATTATTTGCGCGATGTCGATCGGCTTGCCAGGCTGTTCAAGGCGCGCAATCCTGCGGTCGACATCCGCCTGATGGCCAGCTGGACGCGCGCCGACCAGACCTATACGCCCAAGGGACATTGGTATGGCAAGCCGGTGACCGCGATGGCCGACGATCTGCGCGCCGCCGCCGACAAGGTGCGCGCATCCAACCCCGCGATTGCCGGCATCCTGCCGGTCGGACAGGCGTGGAACCGCGCGATGATGGAGGGGGTGGCCGATCCCAACCCCTATGACGGCATCGGCTATGGCCAGCTCGACCTGTGGGCCTATGACCATTATCACGCCAGCGTCGCGGGCTATTATCTCTCGGCGCTGGTGACCTTTGGCGCGGTCACCGGCCGCGATCCGACGACGCTGGGACCGGATGAGAAGGGAGCGGACGAGCTTGGCCTTTCCAATGCGCAGGCGGCGGCGTTGCAGCGCGTCGCGCGCGATACGCTGCGCAGCGCGGGCAGCTGA
- a CDS encoding TonB-dependent receptor domain-containing protein, translating into MIKTIKSRWVRQSSRIALIVAAGMTATMVQAQDAAPQDETARAAADEEIVVTGSNIKGASDSGAIAVTTLGKEEIDSFGASSTGEIMEYIAQAGSAEINGAADGPNDARGDVATVNLRGLGTGNTLILLNGRRIAAHAANQDIGSTPRQIVNVNAFPATGIDRVEVLRDGASALYGSDATAGVVNTILDADFNRNVLNFEYSRLEGTKSDEISIDGGFGVEFNKGRTRLMVSGSYYDRNGLFSSELGPQFNSVDKRAFLGDSPFATETVDFRNTSTSSPFGQFQVGSVNADGVFVGRRVRQGTTALTSSSGVFHIQPCGFPGTRAELGTGSEGCMGLDDGSLDTALRYDFGANQPNNSLNEGVDIANDPVTAKGRQLISSAKRYNAFANLEHEFEGGVELFAEALYYRATTSSNRAAQPVDSGLAFLIVPASNYWNPFGAVGSPNRLPGLNSSDVPAEGRDILLVNWRPTDLGPRFIDTQTETYRLLAGLRGQFGDWDWEGAVAMSGNRTEDTESNRLSKTLLAAELAKATPDAINPFGGPNANTKEQWDRVRISNTNVGTTELMTADFRISNNAAFDLIDGPVGLAFGAEWRHDYYEEDRDPRLDGTIIFDESNVSGVSDVVGVSPTRDSSAGRDVFSAFGEALIPLHRGEGRFINDLTLQLAVRGEYFDDIKDGAVKPKVALSWFPVAAFNLRAAYSQGFRVPNLVQLNRGDISRLNLGTEDYYRRDVTGDPVSTGDAYLASVRQSNPDLKNEDTETFVVGATLDLTKAFESNVFRRFVINVDYWRFEQTGVIGAFGDQEALALDFLLRQQGSSNPNVVRAPVTAADQAAFDAYNAANPDAPRQAAGQVQFIFDPYINLDRQVADGFDFGLSTSIDAGSAGTFRFGVEATYLNKLDVVRNDLLAALAQNPAFAGDFAELQVDRVKLDGNPRWRGTATFGWRLDDFSLGGSVRYVSDMIDTSADITVDGETVYWKVKEDWRVNLYGEYRFRLGDRRDVRLRLGVNNVFDSAPPLVDESYGYYPEYHSVKPREFYVQLRGSF; encoded by the coding sequence ATGATCAAGACCATAAAGAGCCGCTGGGTGCGCCAGAGCAGCCGGATCGCGCTGATCGTCGCGGCCGGAATGACGGCGACGATGGTGCAGGCGCAGGACGCCGCGCCGCAGGACGAAACTGCTCGGGCTGCCGCCGACGAGGAAATCGTCGTGACCGGATCGAACATCAAGGGGGCCTCGGACAGCGGCGCGATCGCGGTCACGACGCTCGGCAAGGAGGAGATCGACAGCTTCGGCGCCAGCTCGACCGGCGAGATCATGGAATATATCGCGCAGGCGGGTTCGGCCGAAATCAACGGCGCCGCCGATGGCCCGAACGATGCGCGCGGCGACGTCGCGACGGTCAATCTGCGCGGGCTTGGCACCGGCAATACGCTGATCCTGCTCAACGGCCGCCGTATCGCGGCGCACGCCGCGAACCAGGACATCGGATCGACCCCGCGCCAGATCGTCAACGTCAACGCCTTTCCGGCGACGGGCATCGACCGGGTCGAGGTGCTGCGCGATGGCGCGTCGGCGCTCTACGGATCGGACGCGACGGCGGGGGTGGTGAACACGATCCTCGACGCGGACTTCAACCGCAATGTGCTGAACTTTGAATATAGCAGGCTTGAGGGGACGAAATCCGACGAGATCAGCATTGATGGCGGCTTTGGCGTCGAGTTCAACAAGGGGCGCACGCGCCTGATGGTCTCGGGCAGCTATTATGATCGCAATGGCCTCTTCTCCAGCGAACTGGGGCCGCAATTCAACTCGGTCGACAAGCGCGCTTTTCTCGGTGACTCGCCCTTTGCGACCGAGACGGTCGATTTTCGCAACACCTCGACCTCGTCACCCTTTGGCCAGTTTCAGGTCGGGTCGGTCAATGCCGACGGCGTCTTCGTCGGTCGGCGCGTTCGCCAGGGCACGACGGCGCTCACCAGTTCGAGCGGCGTTTTTCACATCCAGCCGTGCGGTTTCCCCGGAACCCGCGCCGAACTCGGCACGGGCAGCGAGGGCTGCATGGGGCTCGACGATGGTTCGCTCGACACGGCATTGCGCTATGATTTCGGGGCGAACCAGCCGAACAATTCGCTGAACGAGGGCGTCGATATCGCCAACGATCCGGTGACGGCCAAGGGACGTCAGCTGATTTCGTCGGCCAAGCGCTATAACGCTTTCGCCAATCTGGAGCATGAGTTCGAGGGCGGCGTCGAACTCTTCGCCGAGGCGCTTTATTACCGCGCGACCACCAGTTCGAACCGCGCGGCGCAGCCCGTCGACAGCGGGCTCGCCTTTCTGATCGTCCCGGCGAGCAATTACTGGAATCCCTTCGGCGCGGTCGGCAGCCCAAACCGCTTGCCCGGCCTCAATAGCAGCGATGTGCCCGCCGAAGGGCGCGACATCCTGCTCGTCAACTGGCGCCCGACCGACCTTGGCCCGCGCTTTATCGACACGCAGACCGAAACCTATCGCCTGCTCGCCGGGCTGCGCGGCCAGTTCGGCGATTGGGACTGGGAAGGCGCGGTGGCGATGAGCGGCAACCGCACCGAAGACACCGAAAGCAATCGCCTGTCGAAGACTTTGCTCGCGGCCGAGCTGGCGAAAGCGACCCCCGACGCGATCAACCCCTTCGGCGGCCCCAACGCCAACACGAAGGAGCAGTGGGACCGGGTGCGGATTTCCAATACCAACGTCGGCACGACCGAATTGATGACCGCCGATTTCCGCATATCGAACAACGCCGCCTTCGACCTGATCGACGGTCCCGTCGGGCTCGCTTTCGGGGCCGAGTGGCGGCATGATTATTATGAAGAGGATCGCGACCCGCGGCTCGACGGGACGATCATCTTCGATGAATCGAACGTTTCCGGCGTGTCCGACGTTGTGGGGGTCAGCCCGACGCGCGACTCCAGCGCGGGCCGCGACGTTTTTTCGGCCTTTGGCGAGGCGCTGATCCCGCTGCACCGCGGCGAGGGGAGGTTCATCAACGATTTGACGCTGCAACTCGCGGTGCGCGGCGAGTATTTCGATGACATCAAGGACGGGGCGGTGAAGCCCAAGGTCGCGCTGTCATGGTTCCCGGTCGCGGCGTTCAACCTGCGCGCCGCCTATTCGCAGGGCTTTCGCGTTCCCAATCTGGTCCAGCTCAACCGCGGCGACATTTCGCGGCTGAACCTCGGCACCGAGGATTATTACCGCCGAGACGTGACGGGCGATCCGGTATCGACCGGCGACGCCTATCTGGCGTCGGTCCGCCAGTCGAACCCTGACCTCAAGAATGAAGACACCGAAACCTTTGTCGTCGGCGCGACGCTCGATCTCACCAAAGCTTTTGAAAGCAACGTCTTCCGGCGCTTTGTGATCAATGTCGATTATTGGCGCTTCGAGCAGACGGGCGTGATCGGCGCCTTTGGCGATCAGGAAGCGCTCGCGCTCGACTTCCTGCTGCGCCAGCAGGGTTCGAGCAATCCCAACGTCGTCCGCGCGCCGGTGACCGCCGCCGATCAGGCCGCCTTCGACGCCTATAATGCCGCCAATCCCGATGCGCCGCGGCAGGCGGCGGGGCAGGTCCAGTTCATTTTCGATCCCTATATCAACCTTGACCGCCAGGTTGCGGACGGTTTCGATTTCGGCCTGTCGACCAGCATCGACGCGGGGTCGGCGGGCACCTTCCGCTTCGGGGTGGAGGCGACCTATCTCAACAAGCTCGATGTGGTGCGCAACGACCTGCTCGCCGCGCTCGCCCAGAACCCCGCCTTCGCGGGCGACTTTGCCGAATTGCAGGTCGATCGCGTCAAGCTCGACGGCAATCCGCGCTGGCGCGGCACCGCGACCTTCGGCTGGCGGCTGGACGATTTCAGCTTGGGCGGATCGGTGCGCTATGTGTCCGACATGATCGACACCAGCGCCGACATCACCGTCGATGGCGAAACCGTCTACTGGAAGGTCAAGGAGGATTGGCGCGTCAACCTCTATGGCGAATATCGCTTCCGGCTCGGCGACCGCCGCGACGTGCGCCTGCGCCTTGGCGTCAACAACGTCTTCGACAGCGCGCCGCCGCTCGTCGACGAAAGCTATGGCTATTACCCCGAATATCATTCGGTTAAACCGCGCGAGTTCTACGTCCAGCTTCGGGGCAGCTTTTAA
- a CDS encoding dicarboxylate/amino acid:cation symporter: MAAPTPARPRAWWSHLYVQVLAAIVAGVLLGHFWPAVGTELKPLGDGFIKLVKMIIAPVIFLTVATGIASIGGETKALGRVVGKTFAYFLFFSTLALIVGLVVANVVQPGAGMNIDPATLDAGAVAQYQAKAHEATLTAFLLDIIPVTFVSALTEGSILQALFVAILFGLALSHAGEPGRQVLTLLETVSTVFFGLVAMLMKFAPIGAFGAMAFTIGKYGVESLANLGLLIATFYLTSLFFVIVILGAVAHFSGFSIFRLIAYLKAELLLVLGTSSSEAALPSLIEKLERAGCAKPIVGLVVPTGYSFNLDGTNIYMTLAAAFIAQAVGVDLSLGDQIALLLVAMVSSKGAAGVTGAGFITLAATLSIVPSVPVAGLALILGIDRFMSECRALTNFIGNALAAIVVAGWEKGLDRDALARALAGDPAPLAAVPIETDTD; encoded by the coding sequence ATGGCAGCGCCGACCCCTGCCCGGCCGCGCGCCTGGTGGTCGCATCTGTATGTGCAGGTGCTCGCCGCGATCGTTGCGGGTGTGCTGCTCGGCCATTTCTGGCCCGCGGTCGGCACCGAACTCAAGCCGCTCGGCGACGGCTTCATCAAGCTGGTGAAGATGATCATCGCGCCGGTCATCTTCCTGACCGTCGCAACCGGCATCGCCTCGATCGGCGGCGAGACGAAAGCGCTCGGCCGCGTCGTCGGCAAGACCTTTGCCTATTTCCTCTTTTTCTCGACGCTCGCGCTGATCGTCGGGCTGGTGGTCGCCAATGTGGTGCAGCCCGGCGCGGGGATGAATATCGACCCCGCGACGCTCGACGCGGGCGCGGTCGCGCAATATCAGGCGAAGGCGCATGAGGCGACGCTGACCGCCTTCCTGCTCGACATCATTCCGGTCACCTTCGTCTCGGCGCTGACCGAAGGGTCGATATTGCAGGCGCTGTTCGTCGCGATCCTGTTCGGGCTTGCGCTGTCGCACGCGGGCGAGCCGGGGCGGCAGGTGCTGACCCTGCTCGAAACGGTTTCGACGGTGTTTTTCGGCCTCGTCGCGATGCTGATGAAGTTCGCGCCGATCGGCGCGTTCGGCGCGATGGCCTTCACCATCGGCAAATATGGCGTCGAATCGCTTGCCAATCTCGGCCTGCTGATCGCGACCTTCTATCTGACCTCGCTCTTTTTCGTGATCGTGATCCTCGGCGCGGTCGCGCATTTCTCGGGCTTTTCGATCTTTCGCCTGATCGCCTATCTCAAGGCCGAACTGCTGCTCGTGCTCGGCACCTCCTCGTCCGAAGCCGCCTTGCCCAGCCTCATCGAAAAGCTCGAGCGCGCAGGCTGCGCCAAGCCGATCGTCGGCCTCGTCGTGCCGACGGGCTACAGCTTCAACCTCGACGGCACCAACATCTACATGACGCTCGCGGCGGCGTTCATCGCGCAGGCGGTTGGCGTCGACCTCAGCCTCGGCGACCAGATCGCACTGCTGCTCGTCGCGATGGTCAGCTCGAAGGGCGCGGCGGGGGTCACCGGCGCGGGGTTCATCACGCTCGCGGCGACGCTGTCGATCGTGCCGTCGGTGCCCGTTGCGGGGCTCGCGCTGATCCTCGGTATCGACCGCTTCATGAGCGAGTGCCGCGCGCTCACCAATTTCATCGGCAACGCGCTCGCGGCGATCGTCGTGGCGGGCTGGGAAAAGGGGCTCGACCGCGACGCGCTCGCCCGCGCGCTCGCTGGCGATCCCGCGCCACTGGCCGCAGTGCCGATCGAAACCGACACCGACTGA